TGGTTGTCCATGGACGTTAATAGTGGCCAGATCATCGCGGCAGAAGGGCTGAACGAACAGGTCGAGCCTGCCTCCCTGACCAAGCTGATGACGGCCTATCTGGTCTTTGATGCTCTGGAATCCGGTCGCCTGAAGCTGGATCAGACCGTTGTGATTTCGGATAAGGCATGGCGCACCGAAGGTTCGCGCATGTTTGTGAAGGTCAACTCTCAAGTGGCGGTGAATGATCTGCTGCAAGGCGTGATCGTGCAATCGGGTAATGACGCCTCTGTTGCTCTGGCCGAAGCCGTTGCCGGTAGTGAAGATGCTTTTGCTGCCTTGATGAACGAAGAGGCCGCCAAGCTGGGTTTGACGGCTACGCATTTCAAGAACTCCACCGGCTTGCCCGATCCCGAGCATCTGACTTCGGTGCGTGATCTGGGCGTGTTGTCCGCTGCGCTGGTTGCCCGCTTTCCTCAGTACCTGCACTACTACAGCCAGAAAGAGTACACCTATAACAATATCAAGCAGCCCAACCGTAACCGCCTGCTGTGGCTGGATAACACGGTTGATGGTCTGAAAACCGGCCACACCCAATCGGCCGGTTATTGCCTGGTGTCGACCGCCTTGCGCGATGGCCGTCGCGTAGTGTCGGTTGTGGTGGGCACGGCAAATGACGCCGCTCGTACAGAAAACAGCCTGAAGCTTCTGAACTGGAGCTTCCAGAACTTCGAAACCGTGAAGTTGTACGACGCCAGCAATCCTGCTGTTACCGCCCGTGTTTGGGAAGGTGAGGTCGAGAATGTAGGCCTGGGTACAGAAGGAGCCTTGTGGCTGACGGTTCCGCGCGGCAAGTCTTCGGAAATCAAGCCTGTCGCCAACTATACCCAGCCCTTGCTGGCTCCGTTGAGCAAGGGTGACAAGGTCGGTACACTGACTTTGTCCTTGGATGGCAAAGTATTGGCAGAACAGCCTTTGCTGGTGCTGCAAGATGTGCCCGAGGCAGGCTTTTTCGGTCGTATGGCTGACAAAGTGCGCTTGATGTTTGAGTAATTCCTTGGTGCGAGGCTGAAACCTATGATTGCAGGCATTGACCCCGACAGCATTGTTTATTTGAACGGCGATTTCGTGCGCTTGGGCGAAGCGAAGATCTCGGTACTGGATCGTGGCTTCATCTTTGGCGACGGCATTTATGATGTCGTGCCTGCTTATCACGGGAAACCTTTCCGTATAGATGGACACCTGGGGCGCTTGGAGCGCAGTCTGGCCAAGGTGGGCATCACCAATCCTTTCACTCGACGTGAGTGGGAAAAGCTGGTGCTGGATATGCTGGCCCGTTCGGGCCGGGGCGCCGACTGCATGGTCTACATTCAGGTGACACGCGGTGTTGCCAAGCGCGACCATGCCTTCCCCAGCAATGTGCCGCCCAGCATCTTCATCATGGTCTCGCCCTTCAAGCGTGTGCAGCAAGAACGCGAAACCGGTTTGAAGGCAGTGGCTATTGAAGATGAACGCTGGCTGCGTTGCGATATAAAATCCGTTTCTCTGCTGGGCAATGTGTTGGCCAAGCAGCAGGCGGTTGAAGCCGGCGTGGATGAGGTCATTCAGTTCAGAGACGGTTTTCTGACCGAAGGGGCCTCCTGCAACATCTGGATTGTGCGCGACGGCACTTTGCTGGCACCCATGCGCAACAATTTGATCCTGGAAGGGATTCGCTACAGTTTGATGGAAGAGCTTGCCGCCCAGGCGGGCATCGCTTTTCAGGCGCGTCAGATCTCTCGTGAAGAGGTCGACACTGCCGACGAGATCATGATGACGTCAGCTACCAAAGAGGTGCTGCCCATCGTTGTATTTAACGGTCAGCCCGTCGGTGACGGACGACCCGGCCCTGTCTTTGCCAAATTACGTGAAGGCTATGACAAGGCCATCAAGGCTGCGGAGCAAGCATGACCATTTCCCCCGAAGAATCGTTGATCGAATACCCCAGCGACTTTCCTATCAAAGTCATGGGCCAGACTCACGAAACCCTGCAAGACGAATTGCTGGCCATCGTGCTGGAACACGATCCAGGTTTTGACGCTGCCACCATTGAGGTGCGTCCCAGCAAGGCAGGCAACTACACGGGCCTGACTTTCACGGTGCGCGCCGTCTCGCGTGAGCAGTTGGATAATCTTTATCGTGCTCTGCATGCGCATCATCTGGTGCGTGTGGTGATGTAAAGCAGGGATCAGGCGTTCATGTCCGACTCAGTTCGTATCAAGTGGTTTGAGCGGCCTAGCGCCTATGAACCCATCTGGCAGGCAATGCGCGACTTTACCGAGCAGCGCGGGCCAGAGACTGCTGATGAAATCTGGCTTGTCGAGCACACGCCTGTCTACACGCAAGGACAGGCTGGCAAGCCGGAACATCTGCTGAACCCCGGTGGCATCCCCGTGGTGCAAACCGACCGGGGCGGGCAGATTACCTATCACGGCCCTGGGCAGTTAATGGTGTACTGCCTGTTTGATCTGCGCCGGGTAGGCCTGTACGTCAAAGAATACGTACGCCTTTTGGAAGAGGCTGTTATTGCCTGTCTGACGCATTTTGGTGTCGAAGGGGCTTGCTGCAAGCCAGGGGCACCGGGTGTCTATGTACCGCAAGGGGTGGCAAGCCAGGAGTTGGCCAAGATTTCCGCATTGGGGATCAAGATTCGCAATGGCCGCTCTTACCATGGTCTGGCCTTGAATATAGGTATGGATCTAAGCCCATTTAGCGGTATCAATCCCTGTGGCTATGAAGGGCTGCAAACGACGGATGTGCGTTCGCAAGGCGTCGTGGTCCCCATGGACGAGGTTGCACAGTATTTGTCTAATTATCTATCTCAAGCTATAGCTCTGCGCCTACAGGCAGCGGCAGCTTAAATAGCGCAGCGATAAAGCGCCGCATGGGGCGGCG
This genomic window from Alcaligenes faecalis contains:
- a CDS encoding D-alanyl-D-alanine carboxypeptidase family protein, whose amino-acid sequence is MTSIQKFASPVLSRCVVALALALPMVAQAQTQTPAPTESAQVLGAQTPALPGDLSVVPAPSLTARAWLSMDVNSGQIIAAEGLNEQVEPASLTKLMTAYLVFDALESGRLKLDQTVVISDKAWRTEGSRMFVKVNSQVAVNDLLQGVIVQSGNDASVALAEAVAGSEDAFAALMNEEAAKLGLTATHFKNSTGLPDPEHLTSVRDLGVLSAALVARFPQYLHYYSQKEYTYNNIKQPNRNRLLWLDNTVDGLKTGHTQSAGYCLVSTALRDGRRVVSVVVGTANDAARTENSLKLLNWSFQNFETVKLYDASNPAVTARVWEGEVENVGLGTEGALWLTVPRGKSSEIKPVANYTQPLLAPLSKGDKVGTLTLSLDGKVLAEQPLLVLQDVPEAGFFGRMADKVRLMFE
- a CDS encoding D-amino acid aminotransferase, coding for MIAGIDPDSIVYLNGDFVRLGEAKISVLDRGFIFGDGIYDVVPAYHGKPFRIDGHLGRLERSLAKVGITNPFTRREWEKLVLDMLARSGRGADCMVYIQVTRGVAKRDHAFPSNVPPSIFIMVSPFKRVQQERETGLKAVAIEDERWLRCDIKSVSLLGNVLAKQQAVEAGVDEVIQFRDGFLTEGASCNIWIVRDGTLLAPMRNNLILEGIRYSLMEELAAQAGIAFQARQISREEVDTADEIMMTSATKEVLPIVVFNGQPVGDGRPGPVFAKLREGYDKAIKAAEQA
- a CDS encoding DUF493 family protein → MTISPEESLIEYPSDFPIKVMGQTHETLQDELLAIVLEHDPGFDAATIEVRPSKAGNYTGLTFTVRAVSREQLDNLYRALHAHHLVRVVM
- the lipB gene encoding lipoyl(octanoyl) transferase LipB — translated: MSDSVRIKWFERPSAYEPIWQAMRDFTEQRGPETADEIWLVEHTPVYTQGQAGKPEHLLNPGGIPVVQTDRGGQITYHGPGQLMVYCLFDLRRVGLYVKEYVRLLEEAVIACLTHFGVEGACCKPGAPGVYVPQGVASQELAKISALGIKIRNGRSYHGLALNIGMDLSPFSGINPCGYEGLQTTDVRSQGVVVPMDEVAQYLSNYLSQAIALRLQAAAA